Proteins co-encoded in one Thermocrinis sp. genomic window:
- the soxX gene encoding sulfur oxidation c-type cytochrome SoxX, which yields MKKKVLIASLLLAGLPLVATPQQKQKAKKAEESVKEEEVIAVLKSGLDQDPKFAWKLNQDESQKICSKYPSREAMPAREIQRVMELETKNINYPQWGIFWGDWKEGKNVVESARGGRFATYGFPDKPTDKGGNCYACHLIEKGVPGGTMGPQLTGYGKRYGITKENMNTPEGLEKLKTVYNIIYNAWSVYPCSSMPRFGYHGALTPEDIMNIATFLLHPDSPVNK from the coding sequence ATGAAGAAAAAAGTTTTGATTGCGAGCTTGTTATTGGCAGGCTTACCACTTGTAGCTACACCCCAGCAAAAGCAAAAAGCTAAAAAAGCAGAGGAATCTGTAAAGGAAGAAGAGGTGATTGCGGTTTTAAAAAGTGGGCTTGATCAGGATCCTAAGTTTGCGTGGAAGCTCAATCAAGACGAATCCCAGAAAATATGCTCTAAGTATCCATCCAGAGAGGCAATGCCCGCAAGGGAAATTCAAAGGGTGATGGAACTTGAAACAAAAAATATAAACTATCCACAGTGGGGTATATTCTGGGGGGATTGGAAGGAAGGTAAAAATGTTGTTGAAAGCGCAAGGGGTGGAAGGTTTGCAACTTACGGTTTTCCAGACAAACCCACAGATAAGGGCGGAAACTGCTATGCATGTCATCTTATAGAAAAGGGTGTTCCCGGTGGAACGATGGGCCCTCAGCTTACCGGCTATGGCAAAAGGTATGGTATTACCAAAGAAAATATGAACACACCCGAAGGCTTGGAAAAGCTGAAAACCGTGTATAACATCATTTACAACGCTTGGTCTGTCTATCCCTGCTCTTCTATGCCAAGGTTTGGGTATCACGGGGCTCTTACCCCAGAGGATATAATGAATATAGCAACTTTCTTACTACATCCTGACTCTCCTGTAAACAAGTAA
- the amrB gene encoding AmmeMemoRadiSam system protein B: MRIRKPAVAGSFYPKDPAKLREVVNRLLGNPTSKVPLGVISPHAGYAYSGKVAGRIYGLFKGFKGLSFLLIGPSHFVDFVGISFGDYEFFETPLGLVRVDRDRIEEFLKKFNFTHALDNLPHLMEHSIEVQLPFLQVAVEEFSIIPVLYGRAEPDILLKVLEFFCEDETRFIVSSDLSHYYPDEIARRIDTYCHEGITKLDQQIFKECQACGKVGILSAMMWSKRRNLKPELVAYATSAEAYGDKDAVVGYGGYAFFS; the protein is encoded by the coding sequence GTGAGGATAAGAAAACCGGCAGTTGCAGGAAGTTTTTATCCAAAGGATCCAGCAAAGCTGAGAGAAGTGGTAAATAGACTGCTTGGAAATCCTACATCAAAAGTGCCACTGGGAGTAATTTCTCCCCATGCTGGTTATGCCTACAGTGGAAAGGTAGCAGGTAGGATCTATGGGCTTTTTAAAGGTTTTAAAGGTCTGAGTTTTCTGCTTATAGGTCCATCCCACTTTGTGGATTTTGTAGGTATATCCTTTGGAGACTACGAGTTTTTTGAAACCCCCTTAGGGTTGGTAAGAGTTGATAGGGATAGGATAGAGGAATTCCTTAAGAAATTTAACTTTACTCACGCCTTAGATAACCTACCACACCTAATGGAGCATTCCATAGAAGTTCAGTTACCTTTCTTGCAGGTGGCTGTGGAAGAATTTTCCATAATACCAGTCCTTTACGGAAGAGCCGAGCCTGACATTTTGCTAAAAGTTTTAGAATTCTTCTGTGAGGATGAAACACGGTTTATTGTGAGCTCAGACCTAAGTCACTACTATCCAGACGAAATAGCAAGGCGGATAGATACCTACTGTCATGAAGGCATTACAAAGTTAGATCAACAGATTTTTAAAGAGTGCCAAGCCTGTGGAAAGGTTGGGATTTTGAGTGCCATGATGTGGAGTAAAAGAAGAAATCTCAAACCTGAGCTTGTGGCTTATGCTACATCCGCAGAAGCCTATGGGGATAAGGATGCTGTGGTAGGATACGGTGGCTATGCTTTCTTTTCCTGA
- the soxA gene encoding sulfur oxidation c-type cytochrome SoxA: MRKKAILLSAVLTSLFGAGFLGYKHAKAQDQELSPEEEIRLVQEFNRMMAEGINPGEIWAEMGKEAFKKYNLDKCDFGLGPGKIEGALAQLPRYFPDAKKVMDLETRIGWCLQQYAGMKPEEVKKFVKQCWGKSQCMGEYDAIVMYISMASNGHKINVNLKDPQVKKMYDIGKRIYYARIGPWDFNCATCHAGQREARIRATLLWSADRPGEAGKAVSIFPKYLVRWAQPMTMHYRYAECIRQMRWPTFEPHSDLAVALSTFLYATGNGTEIKVPGIGR; the protein is encoded by the coding sequence ATGCGTAAGAAAGCTATTCTTCTGAGTGCTGTCCTCACCAGCCTTTTTGGGGCTGGCTTTTTAGGCTACAAGCACGCAAAGGCTCAAGACCAAGAGCTTTCCCCTGAAGAGGAAATAAGGCTTGTTCAGGAGTTCAACAGGATGATGGCCGAAGGAATAAACCCAGGGGAGATATGGGCTGAAATGGGTAAGGAAGCGTTCAAGAAGTATAATCTTGACAAGTGTGATTTTGGTTTGGGACCAGGAAAGATAGAGGGAGCCCTTGCCCAACTTCCACGATACTTTCCCGATGCCAAAAAGGTAATGGACCTTGAGACAAGGATTGGTTGGTGCTTGCAGCAGTATGCTGGAATGAAACCAGAGGAAGTTAAAAAGTTTGTTAAACAATGTTGGGGCAAAAGCCAGTGCATGGGAGAGTACGACGCCATAGTTATGTATATTTCCATGGCTTCTAACGGACATAAGATAAACGTAAACCTAAAAGACCCACAAGTTAAGAAGATGTATGACATCGGAAAAAGGATCTACTACGCAAGAATTGGTCCATGGGACTTTAACTGCGCTACCTGTCATGCAGGACAAAGAGAAGCAAGAATAAGAGCAACTCTTCTTTGGAGTGCGGACAGACCAGGGGAAGCTGGAAAGGCTGTCTCCATATTCCCCAAATACTTGGTAAGATGGGCTCAGCCTATGACCATGCACTACAGGTATGCAGAATGCATAAGACAGATGAGATGGCCCACCTTTGAACCTCATTCGGACTTAGCAGTAGCCCTATCTACGTTCCTCTATGCTACAGGCAACGGCACTGAAATAAAAGTTCCAGGTATAGGGAGGTGA
- a CDS encoding aspartate aminotransferase family protein — MSFLMDTYKRLPVSFVRGDGVFLYDEEGKRYLDLVGGVAVNVLGHSDQDLVRALCEQANRLWHISNLYQNPWQEEVAKLLVEQFREPAKVFFCNSGAEANEGAIKLARRYFWEKGEKRYRIITFKNSFHGRTFGAMSATAQEKIQKGFEPLLEGFDYAELNDIKSVERALKRETAGIMLEVIQGEGGIKEADGEFLIKVQELCRRDGLLLIIDEVQTGLGRTGKFYGYQHFGIKPDIITLAKGLGGGFPIGCVLAKEEVAKAFKPGSHGSTFGGNALACACAKVVVEKVSKLLDHVEEVGFYFKERLRSFGKVRGRGLMLGLEREENCQEVVLKALEKGLLINCTSERVIRFVPPLIIQKEHVDFAVDVLKEIL; from the coding sequence ATGAGTTTTTTGATGGATACCTACAAAAGGCTTCCTGTTTCCTTTGTGCGCGGAGATGGTGTTTTCCTCTACGATGAGGAGGGTAAGAGATACTTGGACCTTGTGGGTGGGGTGGCGGTAAATGTGCTGGGACACTCAGACCAGGACCTGGTAAGGGCGCTGTGCGAGCAAGCAAACAGACTCTGGCACATTTCTAACCTCTACCAAAACCCTTGGCAGGAGGAGGTAGCAAAGCTTTTAGTGGAACAGTTTCGGGAGCCTGCAAAGGTCTTTTTCTGCAACAGCGGTGCGGAAGCCAACGAGGGTGCCATAAAGTTGGCAAGAAGATACTTTTGGGAAAAAGGTGAGAAAAGATACAGGATTATAACCTTTAAAAACTCCTTTCACGGAAGGACCTTTGGGGCTATGTCCGCCACCGCTCAGGAGAAAATTCAGAAGGGTTTTGAGCCGTTGCTTGAGGGCTTTGACTACGCTGAGCTAAACGATATAAAGTCCGTTGAAAGGGCTCTCAAAAGGGAAACTGCGGGCATAATGCTTGAGGTGATCCAAGGGGAGGGTGGTATAAAGGAGGCGGATGGTGAATTTTTGATAAAAGTGCAGGAGCTTTGCAGGAGGGACGGGTTACTCCTGATCATAGATGAAGTGCAAACAGGTTTGGGAAGGACGGGAAAATTCTATGGCTATCAGCACTTTGGAATAAAACCAGACATAATAACCTTGGCAAAGGGGCTTGGGGGCGGTTTTCCCATAGGTTGCGTGTTGGCAAAGGAGGAGGTAGCAAAGGCCTTTAAACCCGGGAGTCACGGCTCCACCTTTGGAGGAAATGCCTTAGCCTGTGCGTGTGCCAAAGTTGTGGTAGAGAAGGTTTCAAAGCTTTTGGACCATGTGGAGGAGGTGGGATTTTATTTCAAAGAGAGGTTGAGATCTTTTGGAAAAGTGAGGGGAAGGGGTTTGATGCTGGGGCTTGAAAGGGAGGAAAACTGCCAAGAAGTGGTTTTAAAAGCTTTGGAAAAAGGACTGCTCATAAATTGCACCTCAGAGAGGGTTATAAGGTTTGTTCCACCTTTGATAATACAAAAGGAACACGTAGATTTTGCGGTAGATGTTCTTAAGGAGATACTCTGA
- a CDS encoding thioredoxin fold domain-containing protein, with translation MMSIVIKLLVVGLFLYGNSLANEKINRAISENKLVVFYFKSQFCPYCAQVEDFVFSDEEVFKKLSNFVFVELDIRSDEGSKLARKFGVPGTPTVVIYDPKQDRVVSLIFGSRPKEDYLKTITKACKLYNIKTC, from the coding sequence ATGATGAGCATTGTTATCAAACTGCTGGTTGTAGGATTGTTCTTATATGGAAATTCTCTCGCCAATGAAAAGATAAATAGGGCTATATCTGAAAACAAGTTGGTTGTATTCTACTTTAAAAGCCAGTTTTGTCCTTACTGTGCGCAGGTGGAGGACTTTGTATTTTCAGATGAGGAAGTGTTTAAAAAGCTCTCCAACTTCGTGTTTGTAGAATTAGACATAAGGTCAGACGAAGGAAGCAAGTTAGCCAGAAAGTTTGGTGTGCCCGGAACTCCCACCGTTGTGATCTATGATCCAAAGCAAGACAGAGTAGTTAGTCTAATCTTTGGTAGCAGACCAAAAGAGGACTATCTGAAAACCATAACCAAAGCTTGCAAGCTTTATAACATAAAAACCTGTTAG
- a CDS encoding histone deacetylase, with translation MKTGLIYDDIYLEHNERGHPENKDRLISIVQELEARGLFKHVIKIKPRRAVVEEVSLNHDIGYIQEIHDFCLAGGGYLDPDTYAYSMSYETALYAVGAVLEGIDGLLSKEVEAVFCAIRPPGHHAERSKAMGFCLFNNIAIGAHYLLKKGLSRVFIIDFDAHHGNGTQRSFYEEDRVFYFSSHEYPFYPGTGSAEERGVGKGYGYTYNVPLSAGAGDKEFEEIYSKLVPKLIREYSPEFLLVSAGYDIHKDDPLTFLNVSTEGIGKIVENILKTAKDLNIPILFALEGGYNLKALAQSVALTIEKMLEA, from the coding sequence ATGAAAACTGGACTTATATACGATGACATATACTTAGAACATAACGAAAGGGGCCATCCGGAGAACAAAGACAGGCTCATAAGCATAGTGCAGGAGTTAGAAGCAAGAGGCTTATTCAAACACGTAATAAAGATAAAACCAAGAAGGGCTGTTGTAGAAGAGGTTAGCTTAAACCACGACATAGGTTACATCCAGGAAATTCACGATTTTTGTTTGGCTGGAGGTGGATACTTAGACCCAGACACATACGCATACAGCATGTCTTACGAAACTGCACTATATGCGGTTGGGGCAGTTTTGGAAGGCATAGATGGACTGCTTTCAAAGGAGGTGGAAGCAGTTTTTTGTGCCATAAGACCACCTGGGCATCACGCCGAAAGGTCAAAGGCTATGGGATTTTGCCTATTCAACAACATAGCAATCGGGGCTCACTACCTTTTAAAAAAGGGACTAAGCAGGGTCTTTATCATAGACTTTGATGCCCACCATGGAAACGGCACGCAAAGAAGTTTTTACGAAGAGGATAGAGTTTTTTACTTTTCTTCCCACGAGTATCCCTTCTATCCAGGCACAGGTTCAGCAGAAGAAAGGGGAGTAGGCAAAGGCTATGGTTATACCTACAACGTTCCTCTTAGTGCAGGAGCAGGAGACAAGGAGTTTGAAGAGATATACTCAAAGCTCGTCCCAAAGCTCATAAGAGAGTACTCACCGGAGTTCCTCTTAGTTTCCGCAGGGTATGACATACACAAAGATGATCCACTAACCTTTTTGAACGTAAGCACAGAAGGTATAGGAAAGATCGTGGAAAACATCTTAAAAACCGCAAAGGATTTAAACATTCCAATTCTCTTTGCCCTTGAGGGAGGGTACAATCTGAAAGCCTTAGCCCAATCGGTAGCACTGACCATAGAAAAAATGCTGGAGGCGTAA
- the amrS gene encoding AmmeMemoRadiSam system radical SAM enzyme — protein sequence MKALAWMSDKKNGKVLCKACKQRCILDDGEYGKCGVRVNEGGKLYLTVYGLVSAIHLDPVEKKPLYHFLPGTKTLSIGTVGCNFSCKFCQNWEISQYPKLNNYRVFGDSYSPEDLIQIANKFQIPSISYTYNEPVIFFEFAYDTMKLAYEKGIKNIFVTSGYETEEVLEASVPFLSAMNIDLKAFSDEFYKNICDARLKPVLKTIEKAYKLGIWIEITTLLIPGYNDSESEIRSIARFIRDISPDIPWHISRFFPAYLMMGVRPTPVETLKKAYQIGKEEGLNYVYVGNYQDPDLTSTYCPSCGYVVIERSGYLGEKVKFHLKEGKCENCGFQIAGVF from the coding sequence ATGAAGGCTTTAGCCTGGATGTCTGACAAGAAAAACGGCAAAGTTCTATGTAAAGCCTGCAAACAAAGATGCATACTGGATGATGGAGAGTATGGAAAATGTGGGGTGCGCGTAAATGAAGGGGGAAAGTTATACCTAACTGTCTATGGCTTAGTATCTGCCATTCACCTAGATCCTGTAGAGAAAAAGCCCCTCTATCACTTTTTACCCGGCACAAAAACCTTGTCTATTGGCACTGTAGGCTGCAACTTCTCATGTAAGTTTTGCCAAAATTGGGAAATATCCCAGTATCCGAAGTTGAACAATTACAGAGTTTTTGGTGATAGCTATTCGCCGGAAGACCTAATTCAGATTGCCAACAAGTTTCAAATACCCTCCATATCATACACCTACAATGAACCGGTCATTTTCTTTGAGTTTGCTTACGATACAATGAAGCTGGCTTACGAAAAAGGTATAAAGAATATCTTTGTCACCAGCGGTTATGAAACCGAAGAGGTTTTAGAAGCCTCTGTGCCCTTCCTCTCAGCCATGAACATAGATCTCAAAGCCTTCTCGGATGAGTTTTATAAAAACATATGCGATGCAAGGCTAAAGCCAGTGCTTAAAACCATAGAAAAAGCATACAAGCTCGGTATATGGATAGAGATAACAACCCTTCTTATCCCAGGTTATAACGATTCGGAGAGTGAGATAAGAAGCATAGCAAGATTCATCAGAGATATTTCTCCAGACATTCCCTGGCACATCTCAAGGTTCTTTCCTGCATACCTTATGATGGGTGTTAGGCCCACGCCCGTTGAAACTCTCAAAAAGGCTTATCAGATAGGAAAAGAAGAAGGCTTGAACTATGTCTATGTAGGAAACTATCAAGATCCCGATTTAACATCCACATACTGTCCTTCCTGTGGATATGTAGTTATAGAAAGAAGTGGCTATTTAGGGGAAAAGGTAAAGTTTCATCTGAAAGAGGGTAAGTGTGAAAATTGCGGTTTCCAGATAGCGGGGGTTTTTTAG
- a CDS encoding aminotransferase class I/II-fold pyridoxal phosphate-dependent enzyme produces the protein MFGRDISPFIVMDLLREAQNIPDVIHLEIGEPDLKPPPEAIDRLNFAIKNNFFNYTPALGLWELRERIAKHYWDYYRVEIPPNRIVITTGTSGAFLVVYSILLKPYDRIALADPSYPCYKNFANLLSIEPAFINVDASTNYQITPEHLKGLDVKAVHISSPSNPTGTVYDEKNLKELCEYCKDKGIYLISDEIYHGLVYEKKEKTVLEFWDKAIVINGFSKFFCMPGFRLGWMVLPEELVRFAEIVIQNVFISAPTLSQYAALGAFDYEYLSQIRQTFKIRRDLLYEGVRDIFRIDAKPEGAFYLWADVSKYTQDSYQFALKLLKEAKVALTPGVDFGRNNTHKFIRLAYTRREGELRLAIERLKEYLS, from the coding sequence GTGTTCGGCAGAGACATAAGCCCCTTCATAGTAATGGACCTTCTTAGGGAAGCCCAAAACATTCCCGACGTGATCCATTTGGAGATAGGAGAACCGGACCTAAAGCCTCCGCCGGAGGCAATAGACAGGCTGAACTTTGCAATAAAGAACAATTTTTTTAACTACACACCTGCCTTGGGCCTTTGGGAACTCAGAGAAAGAATAGCCAAGCATTATTGGGATTACTACCGTGTGGAAATCCCACCCAACAGGATAGTTATCACCACCGGCACCTCTGGAGCCTTTCTGGTCGTTTATTCCATACTTCTTAAGCCATACGACAGAATAGCCCTTGCGGACCCATCCTATCCTTGCTACAAAAACTTTGCCAATTTATTAAGCATTGAGCCAGCATTTATAAACGTGGATGCAAGCACCAATTATCAGATAACACCGGAACATTTGAAAGGCTTGGACGTAAAAGCAGTGCATATTTCCTCTCCTTCTAACCCTACCGGTACTGTGTACGATGAGAAAAACTTAAAAGAACTTTGCGAATACTGTAAAGATAAAGGAATATACCTTATTTCGGACGAAATTTACCACGGGCTGGTCTATGAAAAAAAGGAGAAAACTGTTCTTGAATTTTGGGACAAAGCTATTGTAATAAATGGGTTTTCTAAGTTCTTTTGCATGCCGGGATTTAGGCTTGGTTGGATGGTGCTTCCAGAGGAGCTTGTAAGGTTCGCTGAGATTGTTATTCAAAATGTATTCATAAGTGCTCCAACGCTTAGTCAGTATGCTGCCCTCGGGGCTTTTGATTATGAGTATTTATCACAGATCAGACAGACTTTCAAAATAAGAAGGGATCTACTTTACGAAGGAGTAAGGGACATATTCAGGATAGACGCAAAACCAGAGGGTGCCTTTTACCTTTGGGCGGATGTTTCCAAATACACCCAAGACTCATATCAGTTTGCGCTTAAGTTGCTCAAGGAAGCAAAAGTGGCCCTTACCCCTGGCGTGGATTTTGGAAGAAACAACACGCACAAGTTTATTAGGCTTGCATACACCAGAAGGGAAGGGGAGCTAAGGCTTGCCATAGAAAGACTGAAGGAGTATCTCTCATGA
- the metK gene encoding methionine adenosyltransferase: MQIRMAESPTEGHPDKVADLIADALLDEFIKKDPYSRVSLEVMVISGMTFVAGHVSTEGYVDIPGVVRSIIKEVGYNRPELGFDADASAVIISIEEQSPDIVLGLSQEGAGDTATVVGYACNETENYMPLPITVAHALSKKIAELRKLGKAPFIRPDGKALVTVAYEGNFPIFVKDIILFVQHDPDVSLEKLRDFLVEEVVKKVVPSRCISKETRILVNPSGRFVLGGPVADVGQTGRKIVSDAYGDTAYSGGSAFSGKDPTKTDRSASYLARMMAKHVVAGGYADRCLVQIAYAFGVSEPIAFDIETYGTERMEKERIKKALLETFPLNPRRMIEFLDLRKPIYKKTACYGHFGKEELPWEKLTKLEELAEKLGGSINS, from the coding sequence ATGCAAATTAGAATGGCGGAGTCTCCCACAGAAGGTCATCCGGACAAAGTAGCAGACCTAATTGCGGATGCCCTTTTGGATGAGTTTATAAAAAAAGACCCTTACAGTAGAGTTTCCTTAGAGGTTATGGTAATTTCAGGCATGACCTTTGTGGCGGGCCATGTATCAACGGAAGGTTATGTAGATATTCCGGGAGTGGTAAGGTCTATCATAAAAGAGGTTGGATATAACAGGCCTGAGCTTGGTTTTGATGCGGATGCTTCGGCAGTGATAATTTCCATAGAAGAGCAGAGCCCAGACATAGTCTTAGGCCTATCTCAGGAAGGGGCAGGAGATACCGCTACGGTAGTTGGTTATGCTTGCAATGAAACAGAAAACTACATGCCTCTTCCTATAACCGTTGCCCATGCACTATCCAAAAAAATAGCAGAACTAAGAAAGTTAGGAAAAGCTCCGTTTATAAGACCAGACGGAAAGGCTTTGGTAACGGTAGCATACGAAGGCAATTTTCCTATCTTCGTAAAAGATATCATTCTTTTTGTTCAGCACGATCCAGACGTGTCCCTTGAAAAGCTGAGAGATTTCCTTGTAGAAGAAGTGGTAAAAAAAGTAGTGCCAAGTAGATGCATTAGCAAAGAAACAAGGATATTGGTAAATCCTTCCGGAAGGTTTGTGCTTGGTGGTCCAGTTGCAGACGTGGGGCAAACAGGTAGGAAAATAGTATCCGACGCATACGGAGATACCGCCTACTCTGGAGGAAGTGCCTTCTCCGGAAAGGATCCTACAAAGACTGACAGAAGTGCTTCTTATTTGGCAAGGATGATGGCAAAACACGTGGTAGCCGGTGGCTATGCAGACAGGTGTTTGGTTCAGATTGCTTATGCTTTTGGTGTTAGCGAGCCTATAGCCTTTGACATAGAAACTTATGGAACTGAAAGGATGGAAAAGGAAAGAATAAAAAAAGCCCTTCTTGAGACCTTTCCACTTAACCCAAGGAGAATGATAGAGTTTTTGGATCTGAGAAAACCCATATACAAAAAGACCGCATGTTATGGACACTTTGGCAAAGAAGAACTACCTTGGGAAAAGCTTACCAAGTTAGAGGAGTTAGCAGAAAAGTTAGGAGGAAGCATAAACTCATGA
- the soxZ gene encoding thiosulfate oxidation carrier complex protein SoxZ, protein MAIGTAIVRVPKEAKKGEIIRVQMVITHPMTPPRRDPQTGQEVPPHNLTKLVLLYNDKVVSEMNMGAGVSANPFIALPLKVEESGIIKIAYEDNKGGKWEKTADIKVV, encoded by the coding sequence ATGGCTATAGGGACTGCCATAGTTCGTGTGCCAAAGGAAGCAAAAAAAGGTGAAATCATCAGAGTCCAAATGGTTATTACCCATCCTATGACGCCACCAAGGAGAGACCCGCAAACTGGGCAAGAAGTGCCTCCCCACAACTTAACCAAGCTCGTCCTTCTTTACAACGACAAAGTAGTTAGCGAGATGAACATGGGAGCGGGAGTGAGTGCCAATCCCTTTATAGCACTACCTCTTAAGGTGGAGGAATCCGGGATAATAAAGATAGCTTACGAAGACAACAAAGGGGGCAAGTGGGAAAAAACTGCAGATATAAAAGTGGTGTAA
- the ispF gene encoding 2-C-methyl-D-erythritol 2,4-cyclodiphosphate synthase, with protein sequence MFRIGFGFDSHSFEEGKPLVLGGVLIDFPKGLKAHSDGDVLLHALTDALLSAVGEEDIGQLFPDKDPQWKSAPSSLFLKSALERVSKKGYEIINLDCTLIGDEPKIAPIKGKIIQNLSLLLGIDRTRISIKGKTREGFCQAEGIACFCVVLLQEKKA encoded by the coding sequence ATGTTTAGAATAGGTTTTGGCTTTGATTCGCACAGTTTTGAAGAAGGAAAACCTTTGGTTTTGGGAGGGGTGTTGATTGATTTTCCAAAGGGCCTTAAGGCTCACTCTGATGGGGATGTGCTACTTCACGCTCTGACTGACGCCCTTCTTTCTGCGGTAGGAGAAGAGGACATAGGACAGCTTTTTCCAGACAAGGATCCACAGTGGAAATCCGCTCCCTCTTCTTTGTTTTTAAAGTCAGCCCTTGAAAGAGTTTCAAAGAAAGGGTACGAAATAATAAACTTAGACTGCACTCTAATCGGAGACGAGCCCAAAATTGCACCTATAAAAGGCAAAATAATACAAAACCTTTCTTTACTTTTGGGAATAGATCGGACGCGAATATCCATAAAGGGAAAGACACGGGAAGGATTCTGCCAGGCAGAAGGTATAGCTTGTTTCTGTGTGGTATTACTTCAGGAAAAGAAAGCATAG
- the soxY gene encoding thiosulfate oxidation carrier protein SoxY, whose translation MNRRKFLLLSAVAVAGLTLAPAVKPAFASSKLEEDVKKRIGVDFKTIKETADIKITAPTIAESGANVPITVESTIPVDKVERLWIFVDKNPIPWITDVKFTPQNGVVFLSTRIKMGETSNVRAILQLKDGTFVMATKEVKVTAGGCG comes from the coding sequence ATGAACAGAAGGAAGTTTTTACTGCTAAGTGCGGTAGCGGTAGCTGGGCTAACCTTAGCACCAGCAGTCAAGCCAGCCTTTGCCTCTTCCAAGTTAGAGGAAGACGTTAAGAAAAGGATAGGGGTGGACTTCAAAACCATCAAGGAAACTGCGGACATCAAAATCACTGCCCCAACCATCGCAGAATCTGGAGCTAACGTGCCCATAACAGTAGAATCCACCATTCCTGTGGATAAGGTAGAAAGACTCTGGATCTTTGTAGATAAAAACCCCATACCGTGGATCACGGACGTAAAATTTACCCCACAAAATGGAGTAGTTTTCCTGTCCACCAGGATAAAGATGGGAGAGACTTCCAACGTTAGAGCCATTCTCCAGCTAAAGGACGGGACTTTTGTAATGGCCACCAAAGAGGTTAAGGTTACCGCCGGGGGTTGTGGTTAA